The DNA segment ATACGAGTTACAGGTAGGGTTTGTCGAGAAGCTCCCCTACCCGTCGCAGTTCGATCTCGACCCGGTCATCAAAGAGGAGTCTGTCTGGTTGAGCGGACACGCTCGCCGCCCCTCCTCACAGTTGATGAAACGTAAAAACCAGGTCGTATTCCTCAATAATATCCATCACGAGAAAGTCACCCACAGCGGCACGCTGTATGAGAACGAGTCGGTATTCGGCCAGTTGGGAGAGCCACACCTCTACCCGGAGGTGTCGCAGATGCGAGAAATGCTGCGCAACTGGCGCTTTTATCATGAATTTTCAGTCTCGTCTGGTTCTGCGATTCGTGTTCCGCAGGTGGGATTCCGCTCACCGGTTCTGGCCAGCGACGGAGCAAACCTGGCGGCAGCGTTCCAGACAATCGTCGAGATTGGCGATGAACTGCTGCTGATGCGGATTCTCGACCGGGCATTTCCCGGTTGCGTGTTCTACAGCGATAACAGCGGCGGCCGCTTTCGCCTGATGATGAAACGCGAAGGGTTGACCCGTCCGCTGGAACCTGCGGAGTTCTCGGATGGCACGCTACGTTTCCTGTGCCTGGCCGTAGCGCTGTTAAGCCCGCGACCGCCAGCTTTTATCGCGCTCAACGAACCGGAAAACAGCCTGCATCCGCAGATGTTGCCCGCCCTCGCCCAACTGATCGCCGAAGCCAGCCGCCATTCGCAAATCTGGCTCACCAGTCATTCGCCTGAACTGGCAAATCTGATCGAGAAACATGCCGCGTTTTCGCTGTATCAACTGGCGATGGAGGACGGTGAAACACAGCTTACCCGACTGTCGTAAAAGTGGGCGATGCTAACGCCCGTCTCGTTTGTGCCGCCATCTCTGCTATGATGCCTGCACATAAAAAAGACAAAACACCATGTTGAGGAAAAAATGGGGTCCACCAGAAGAGGGATGCTGAACGTCCTGATTGCCGCCGTATTATGGGGAAGTTCAGGGGTTTGCGCGCAGTACATTATGGAACAAAGCCAGATGTCGTCGCAGTTTCTGACCATGACGCGTCTGATATTCGCCGGGTTGATTCTGCTGATGCTCTCGTTTGTTCACGGCGACAAAGTATTTTCCATTTTCAAAAACCGCCAGGACGCCCTAAGCCTGCTGTTCTTTTCCATCATGGGGGCGCTTACCGTACAGCTCACCTTCCTGCTCACCATTGAGAAATCCAATGCCGCCACCGCAACGGTGCTGCAATTTTTATCGCCGACGATTATCGTGGCGTGGTTCTCGCTGGTACGGAAAGCACGCCCCGGCATTCTGGTGCTGACGGCCATTCTCACCTCTCTTATTGGCACCTTTTTGCTGGTAACGCACGGTAATCCGACATCGCTGTCTATCTCGCCTGCCGCACTGTTCTGGGGGATTGCCTCCGCGTTTGCCGCAGCGTTTTATACGACCTGGCCCTCTACGCTGATCGCGCGTTACGGCACGCTTCCTGTCGTTGGCTGGAGCATGTTGATCGGCGGCGTGATATTGCTGCCCTTCTATGCCGGGCAGGGAACGGATTTTGTGGTCAGCGGCAGCCTGATTCTGGCGTTTTTCTATCTGGTGGTCATCGGCACATCGCTGACTTTCAGCCTGTATCTGAAAGGGGCGCAAATGATTGGCGGGCCGAAAGCGAGCATTCTGAGCTGCGCGGAACCGCTAAGCAGCGCGTTGTTATCGCTGCTGTTGCTGGGCATCAGCTTCACCCTGCCGGACTGGCTTGGTACATTGCTGATCCTCTCGTCGGTGGTGCTGATTTCAATGGATTCCCGCCGTCGCGCCCGGGCGGCATAAGGCAAAAGAGTGGACTCCAATAATCTGGTCCACTCTTTTATCGCTTATAATGTCGCGTTAATGTTTATTAGCCTTTTGTATAATCTGCAATTTTTCTGGTCGATAAGCTTACGCGTCAGCGCCCAGCGCTCCCGATAAACCAGTTTATCGCTCACATTTAATTCCAGTGCGATTTCTTTAACCGACATGCCTTGTAAGAGATGAAACACAATTTGCTGCTCACGCAGCGTGAACAAGAAACTACTTGAACGGCATTTTCTATTACCATTAATCACCGCATTACAATGCACCATGAAAGCATCCATGCGCTCCCTGACCGCCGTAAGGCCATGCAGTCCGGCAACCGAAAGAAAAGAGGTATGGTCAGGGTTATACATATCGACAAAAAAGAGTATATGATTAAAACGCATTCGCTTTATCTCTTCCCCTTTTGCCGAGAGGGTAATATCGTGTTCGAGCGTGCGACTGCGTTGTTTATACGTCGCATCAAACCGCAATGAAAACGGAATAAAATTACTGTACTTATCGATCAGGTGAAAGGGTATATCTTCATTAAGCCCCATTTTCAATCCTGATTCATGCAGGGCATCTTCAAAAAGTGTATGAATGGCAATACCATCATAAATATTTTTCGTCAGGTAAATAAATTTAAAACGTAAGGATGAAGGGTTAAAATTAAGCATAACGTTATCCTTCGCATTAGTAGTTATAGGTATTGACCACGCCATAATCATCAATCCATGAGAGTGTTTTGACTGTGCCCTCCCCTTTTGTGTTTTTGGGTAAAACAACCGTTTTAGTTGACAATGGTGCCCAAAGACCATCATCAGGTAATTGCTTTATTTCTGTACCGTCATTCAACGTAAGATCCATTAATGTTACGTACAAAGGTGAGTTATTCTTTACTAACAGGCAGCGTTTTCCTCCACAATCAGATAAAGAGATGTGTAATTCTTTTATACTTTCCTCAAGGGTGATTGCTGCCAGTGCAGTGGGCCGCCAGAATAACTTCACCCGAGTACGAAAAGCGACCTGTAGCGCGCCCTTCTCCGCTTTACTATCAGCCACAGGAGGGACTTCCAGCGTGTTCAGCCAGAATAAAGACTCTCTGTCAGCAGGTAATGTATGCTGGTCGCCAGTAAACTGTACCCGCACCGCCCGGGATGTTTTTCCTTCAAGCCGAAAAATCGGAGGTAAAATGATAAACGGTGTTTTAATCTCCTCGGGACGATCAAAAATATTGTCTTTTTCAGTCCACAACTGCAATAAAACGGGTTTCAGCCCTTCATTGTAAATAGTAAATGATGTTTCGCGCGCCTTTTCATTAATTATCACTCGCGTGTAATTAATATACGTTGCCGACATAGCCGATGACGGCAATAAAAGTAAAATCAGGAAGTGGTTCAGAACATATTTTAGCCGTTTCGCCATGCCCCCTCCTCTATTTATAGACAAGGGTGAATGTCACTGCACCTCTGACATCGCCAGAAGAGACATTTGCCGCAGTCTGATATAAACCGGCACGCAGTGGCACGGTATAATTCGCATTGTCCTGAGCCGGATCATAATCCGTCAGGAGATATGCCGTATTAAAC comes from the Citrobacter koseri ATCC BAA-895 genome and includes:
- a CDS encoding AAA family ATPase, with the protein product MIKTLHIENYRSIRHQSLELEQLNIVFGPNGTGKSNIYKAIHLMHSAAQGQFSQALANEGGILKVFWAGKTRSDQLRRMTLAVETETYEYELQVGFVEKLPYPSQFDLDPVIKEESVWLSGHARRPSSQLMKRKNQVVFLNNIHHEKVTHSGTLYENESVFGQLGEPHLYPEVSQMREMLRNWRFYHEFSVSSGSAIRVPQVGFRSPVLASDGANLAAAFQTIVEIGDELLLMRILDRAFPGCVFYSDNSGGRFRLMMKREGLTRPLEPAEFSDGTLRFLCLAVALLSPRPPAFIALNEPENSLHPQMLPALAQLIAEASRHSQIWLTSHSPELANLIEKHAAFSLYQLAMEDGETQLTRLS
- a CDS encoding fimbrial biogenesis chaperone, which encodes MAKRLKYVLNHFLILLLLPSSAMSATYINYTRVIINEKARETSFTIYNEGLKPVLLQLWTEKDNIFDRPEEIKTPFIILPPIFRLEGKTSRAVRVQFTGDQHTLPADRESLFWLNTLEVPPVADSKAEKGALQVAFRTRVKLFWRPTALAAITLEESIKELHISLSDCGGKRCLLVKNNSPLYVTLMDLTLNDGTEIKQLPDDGLWAPLSTKTVVLPKNTKGEGTVKTLSWIDDYGVVNTYNY
- a CDS encoding carboxylate/amino acid/amine transporter, which codes for MGSTRRGMLNVLIAAVLWGSSGVCAQYIMEQSQMSSQFLTMTRLIFAGLILLMLSFVHGDKVFSIFKNRQDALSLLFFSIMGALTVQLTFLLTIEKSNAATATVLQFLSPTIIVAWFSLVRKARPGILVLTAILTSLIGTFLLVTHGNPTSLSISPAALFWGIASAFAAAFYTTWPSTLIARYGTLPVVGWSMLIGGVILLPFYAGQGTDFVVSGSLILAFFYLVVIGTSLTFSLYLKGAQMIGGPKASILSCAEPLSSALLSLLLLGISFTLPDWLGTLLILSSVVLISMDSRRRARAA